The Kiritimatiellia bacterium genome window below encodes:
- a CDS encoding transposase: MGASQKRRYRNDDSKMKPDPPRRFPGRPPRLATIFQAANEPLYFVTITTWNRQPILASSPAHQAFLDYANANAPQGRAIGRYVLMPDHAHFFVRLAPGHRLTDFVRLLKQHMTRTLQAGMPSARIWQPGFFDHVLRSDESYSEKWLYVRENPVRAGLVKSGGDWPYQGEVVRIDRA; this comes from the coding sequence ATGGGCGCTTCACAGAAGCGCCGCTACAGGAACGACGATTCGAAAATGAAGCCAGATCCTCCACGCCGTTTCCCCGGACGCCCGCCACGCCTGGCGACGATCTTCCAGGCCGCGAACGAGCCGCTGTACTTTGTGACGATTACAACTTGGAATCGCCAGCCGATCCTGGCCTCCTCCCCCGCGCACCAGGCTTTTCTTGATTACGCAAACGCCAATGCTCCTCAAGGGCGGGCCATTGGTCGCTATGTCCTTATGCCGGACCATGCGCATTTTTTCGTGCGCCTCGCCCCCGGGCACCGCTTGACCGACTTTGTCCGCCTGTTGAAGCAACACATGACCAGGACGTTGCAGGCCGGCATGCCTTCGGCTCGAATCTGGCAGCCGGGCTTTTTCGACCACGTCCTGCGCTCCGATGAGAGCTACTCGGAGAAATGGTTGTATGTGCGCGAAAATCCCGTTCGGGCCGGCCTCGTGAAGAGCGGCGGGGATTGGCCGTACCAGGGAGAAGTCGTGAGGATAGATCGGGCGTGA
- a CDS encoding DUF4340 domain-containing protein — MSLRTIVVLLIILAVLVGVAVWQGGRRPEAAGAAPGAPVLPDLDVNAIHRIEISAAGSTAVVERLEGRWVVPTRYGYSADFDKVVEALRGLSELEIGQVIRDADQYPAEFGLADDSPAVRVALHGAAENPVTLTLGGAKQEGGRDGFPGYDTGRYLRTPAGAVALVGDPLRDWTAASDDWIRKNLLSLPADEIEQISVSVSNTEYTLLVKGAGQFEVAGAAEGEAAEPGAASRLEKAFQYLRCETVVDPAAEAIQSFEVLAQCVVRTRDRREYTLQVGGPAPDGGRYLRIGAAYIEPSEPTEEDGAAARKAVKEQTAAWKDWTFVVPGHVAETLTLPRESVVKKATAPEKPGEE; from the coding sequence ATGTCGCTACGCACCATCGTCGTGTTGCTGATCATCCTCGCCGTCCTCGTCGGGGTGGCCGTATGGCAGGGAGGGCGCCGGCCCGAGGCCGCCGGGGCCGCGCCCGGCGCGCCGGTCCTGCCGGACTTGGATGTCAATGCCATCCACCGGATCGAAATCTCGGCCGCGGGCTCGACGGCCGTCGTCGAACGGCTGGAAGGCCGCTGGGTGGTCCCGACGCGGTACGGTTATTCCGCCGACTTCGACAAGGTCGTCGAAGCGCTGCGGGGGCTGTCCGAATTGGAGATCGGACAGGTCATCCGGGACGCCGACCAGTATCCCGCGGAGTTCGGCCTGGCCGACGACAGCCCTGCCGTCCGCGTGGCGTTGCACGGCGCCGCGGAGAATCCGGTGACGCTGACCCTCGGGGGCGCCAAGCAGGAGGGGGGGAGGGACGGCTTCCCGGGTTACGACACCGGCCGCTACCTGCGGACGCCCGCGGGCGCGGTGGCGCTCGTGGGCGATCCCCTGCGCGACTGGACGGCCGCTTCCGACGACTGGATACGCAAGAACCTGTTGAGCCTGCCGGCCGACGAGATCGAACAGATCTCCGTCAGCGTCTCCAACACCGAGTACACCCTGCTCGTCAAGGGCGCGGGGCAGTTCGAGGTGGCCGGCGCGGCGGAGGGGGAGGCGGCGGAGCCCGGGGCCGCGTCGCGCCTGGAGAAGGCGTTCCAGTACCTGCGCTGCGAGACCGTGGTAGATCCCGCCGCGGAGGCGATACAAAGCTTCGAGGTTTTGGCCCAGTGCGTGGTCCGGACCCGGGACCGCCGGGAATACACCCTGCAGGTCGGCGGGCCCGCGCCCGACGGCGGCCGCTATCTCCGGATCGGCGCCGCGTACATCGAGCCGTCGGAGCCGACGGAGGAAGATGGGGCCGCGGCCCGCAAGGCCGTTAAAGAGCAGACGGCTGCGTGGAAGGACTGGACCTTCGTGGTGCCCGGCCACGTGGCGGAAACGCTGACTCTGCCGCGCGAAAGCGTGGTGAAGAAGGCGACGGCGCCCGAAAAGCCCGGGGAAGAATGA